In the Gossypium arboreum isolate Shixiya-1 chromosome 10, ASM2569848v2, whole genome shotgun sequence genome, one interval contains:
- the LOC108473005 gene encoding TMV resistance protein N-like yields MAFSSSSRPMNHQVFLSFRGEDVRLNFASHLLEALKDTGVNVFFDEEKLEKGEQLSQALSRAIAASNLSIIILSVNYASSKSCLAELSDIMDRKHTQGHIVLPIFYHVDPSDVRNIGGGFTTSFEEHESKRSVDEVKRWKAAFAEVGKLKGWHIEGGKFDRPEFEYIKDIVDTLKKKLTNSESKSASEEFVGKDDQ; encoded by the exons ATggctttttcctcttcttctcgGCCAATGAATCATCAAGTTTTCTTGAGCTTTAGAGGTGAAGACGTGCGCCTTAACTTCGCCTCTCATCTTCTCGAAGCTTTGAAAGACACCGGAGTGAATGTCTTCTTCGATGAAGAAAAACTGGAAAAAGGGGAGCAACTTTCACAAGCTCTTTCTCGAGCTATTGCGGCTTCAAATCTTTCAATCATCATTTTGTCTGTAAACTATGCTTCCTCAAAATCATGCCTCGCTGAACTTTCTGACATCATGGACCGCAAGCACACACAAGGACATATTGTTCTTCCCATCTTTTACCATGTTGATCCTTCCGATGTGAGAAATATTGGTGGGGGTTTTACCACATCCTTTGAAGAGCATGAATCGAAGAGATCTGTTGATGAAGTGAAGCGATGGAAAGCAGCCTTTGCTGAAGTTGGTAAACTAAAAGGGTGGCATATAGAAGGAGGCAAATTCGACAG GCCTGAATTCGAGTACATTAAAGATATTGTTGATACGCTAAAAAAGAAGTTGACGAATAGCGAGTCTAAAAGTGCTTCTGAAGAATTTGTTGGAAAAGATGATCAATGA